Proteins encoded together in one Olsenella timonensis window:
- the rplI gene encoding 50S ribosomal protein L9 — protein sequence MKVILLSELRGKGGEGDVVDVAQGFAENYLFPNKIAQPATPGNIKQLEERRHNIEKREAERIAAAEATKAALDGKSVTVDAKIGEEGQLFGSVTPAQIADAIQAQLGLEVDRKRVGRGNNIKTSGKHAVEVNLYREITATVNVLVGVTEEEPAAEAAEAEADEAVEEVAEESAE from the coding sequence ATGAAGGTCATTCTCTTGAGTGAGCTTCGGGGCAAGGGCGGCGAGGGTGACGTCGTGGACGTCGCCCAGGGCTTCGCGGAGAACTACCTGTTCCCCAACAAGATCGCCCAGCCCGCCACCCCGGGCAACATCAAGCAGCTCGAGGAGCGTCGTCACAACATCGAGAAGCGCGAGGCGGAGCGCATCGCCGCCGCCGAGGCCACCAAGGCCGCCCTCGATGGCAAGTCGGTGACCGTCGACGCCAAGATCGGCGAGGAGGGCCAGCTCTTCGGCTCCGTCACCCCCGCGCAGATCGCCGATGCCATCCAGGCCCAGCTCGGCCTGGAGGTCGACCGCAAGCGCGTCGGCCGCGGCAACAACATCAAGACCTCCGGTAAGCACGCCGTCGAGGTCAACCTCTACCGTGAGATCACGGCCACGGTCAACGTCCTGGTGGGCGTGACCGAGGAGGAGCCCGCCGCCGAGGCTGCCGAGGCCGAGGCCGACGAGGCCGTCGAGGAGGTCGCGGAGGAGAGCGCCGAGTAG
- the rpsF gene encoding 30S ribosomal protein S6 yields MKAYELLYFVDPTCNEETRAAVMKRIEVALGETGKVDSVEDWGKRKLAFEVDDLTEGDYTLINFHADPTVIAELDRVLRINDAVKRHMIVRRTDKE; encoded by the coding sequence ATGAAGGCCTATGAACTGCTGTATTTTGTCGACCCCACGTGCAACGAGGAGACTCGTGCCGCCGTCATGAAGCGCATCGAGGTTGCGCTCGGCGAGACCGGCAAGGTCGACAGCGTCGAGGACTGGGGCAAGCGCAAGCTCGCCTTTGAGGTCGACGATCTCACGGAGGGCGACTACACCCTCATCAACTTCCACGCAGATCCCACGGTGATCGCCGAGCTCGACCGAGTTCTGCGCATCAACGACGCCGTCAAGCGTCACATGATCGTGCGCCGCACCGACAAGGAGTAG
- a CDS encoding trimeric intracellular cation channel family protein — protein sequence MPELFTSYSAGLAAVSLPTWVDLASVIVGSMGGVLVARSRHLDAVGFVGLALLCGLGGGLIRDVMMQAGSVYMLDSPFAIPASVATGLLGFFFPRSLEGEGAAELLEWLDIAAVALFALVGTDKALVNRLLPASCLLMGIMTGVGGGMLRDVFLGEVPRIFQRSNLYAVCALAGSAAYWCAVTLGSVSKFWAAALCIAVTIGLRRWSLHFNVQTPADVDLGPRVTAPMRRAVRRVRATRWRATRRRKG from the coding sequence GTGCCCGAGCTTTTTACGTCGTACAGCGCCGGCCTGGCCGCCGTGTCGCTCCCCACGTGGGTGGACCTCGCCTCCGTGATCGTCGGCTCCATGGGAGGGGTGCTGGTCGCAAGGTCGCGCCACCTCGACGCTGTGGGGTTTGTGGGGCTCGCCCTGCTGTGCGGCCTCGGCGGAGGCCTCATCCGAGACGTCATGATGCAGGCGGGCAGCGTCTACATGCTCGACTCGCCCTTCGCCATCCCCGCGAGCGTGGCGACGGGACTGCTGGGCTTCTTCTTCCCGCGCTCGCTCGAGGGCGAGGGGGCCGCGGAGCTGCTCGAGTGGCTCGACATCGCCGCGGTGGCCCTCTTTGCTCTCGTCGGCACCGACAAGGCCCTGGTCAACAGGCTCCTTCCCGCGTCATGCCTGCTCATGGGCATCATGACGGGCGTCGGCGGCGGCATGCTGCGCGACGTCTTCCTCGGCGAGGTGCCGCGCATCTTCCAGCGCTCGAACCTCTATGCCGTGTGCGCGCTCGCCGGGTCGGCCGCGTACTGGTGCGCCGTGACGCTGGGGTCGGTGAGCAAGTTCTGGGCGGCGGCGCTGTGCATCGCGGTGACGATCGGCCTGCGGCGCTGGTCGCTGCACTTCAACGTCCAGACGCCAGCCGACGTCGACCTGGGGCCGCGCGTGACGGCACCGATGCGTCGCGCCGTGCGGCGGGTCCGCGCGACGCGCTGGCGGGCGACCCGGAGGCGGAAGGGCTAG
- a CDS encoding single-stranded DNA-binding protein yields the protein MSINRVNISGNLTRDPELRATGSGTSILSFGVAVNDRRRNPQSGEWEDYPNFVDCVVFGARAEPLSRFLSKGSKVAVEGKLRYSSWETKDGQRRSKLEVVVDEVEFLSSRNQQGGGAPAFQQEQAPRYAAPAPAASQPTYAPPVQTPPSAEVYDEDIPF from the coding sequence ATGAGCATCAACAGGGTGAACATCTCGGGCAACCTGACCCGCGACCCGGAGCTGCGCGCCACGGGCAGCGGCACGTCGATCCTCTCGTTCGGCGTCGCCGTGAACGACCGTCGCCGCAACCCGCAGAGCGGCGAGTGGGAGGACTACCCCAACTTCGTCGACTGCGTTGTCTTCGGCGCCCGCGCAGAACCGCTCTCCCGCTTCCTCTCCAAGGGCTCGAAGGTTGCCGTCGAGGGCAAGCTTCGCTACAGCTCCTGGGAGACGAAGGACGGGCAGCGTCGCAGCAAGCTCGAGGTCGTCGTCGACGAGGTGGAGTTCCTCTCCTCGAGGAACCAGCAGGGCGGGGGTGCGCCGGCGTTCCAGCAGGAGCAGGCGCCCCGCTACGCCGCCCCCGCGCCCGCCGCGTCCCAGCCGACCTACGCCCCGCCTGTCCAGACCCCGCCGTCGGCCGAGGTCTACGACGAGGACATCCCGTTCTAA
- the rpsR gene encoding 30S ribosomal protein S18, whose amino-acid sequence MAQQKQDFQRQPRRKYCQFCKEGTEYIDYKDVQLLRKYMTDRGKIKPRRVTGACTQHQHDIALAIKRAREMALLPYTVPVVSSRGGRNRG is encoded by the coding sequence ATGGCTCAGCAGAAGCAGGATTTTCAGCGCCAGCCGCGTCGCAAGTACTGCCAGTTCTGCAAGGAGGGCACCGAGTACATCGACTACAAGGATGTGCAGCTCCTCCGCAAGTACATGACCGACCGCGGCAAGATCAAGCCGCGCCGCGTCACTGGCGCCTGCACGCAGCACCAGCACGACATCGCGCTTGCCATCAAGCGCGCCCGTGAGATGGCGCTTCTCCCCTACACCGTCCCCGTGGTCTCCAGCCGCGGCGGCCGTAACCGCGGCTAA
- a CDS encoding adenylosuccinate synthase, protein MSASVLVGTQWGDEGKGKVTDLISGDFDVVCRYAGGANAGHTVIANGKKLALHQVPSGVMYEGTYPVIGNGCIVDPEILLQEIDMLAEQGISADRLKISGNAHIVMPYHKDLDGAHEKKLGKNLIGTTKRGVGPCYMDKMNRTGLRIQDMLDEKIFRQKLESALAYTNPILEKVYELPTYTVEQICETYLPYAERIRPYIVESSLFLNEQLEAGKNILFEGAQATMLDIDHGTYPFVTSSNCTAGGAVTGSGVGPTNIDRVLGVAKAYLTRVGSGPFPTELFDEVGDKLGEVGHEFGVTTGRKRRCGWYDAVVVNYAARVNGLTDLAITKLDVLGCLDEIKVCVAYECDGVEYRTVPEHQSVFYHARPVYETLPGWKCDISGIRNFYQLPREAKDYIDFLEQLAGVRVSIITVGPDREQTIDRYWH, encoded by the coding sequence ATGTCGGCATCGGTGCTCGTGGGAACTCAGTGGGGCGACGAGGGAAAGGGCAAGGTCACCGACCTCATCTCCGGCGACTTTGACGTGGTCTGCCGCTACGCCGGTGGCGCCAACGCCGGCCACACCGTCATCGCCAACGGCAAGAAGCTGGCGCTGCACCAGGTCCCCTCGGGCGTCATGTACGAGGGCACCTACCCCGTGATCGGCAACGGCTGCATCGTCGACCCGGAGATCCTGCTCCAGGAGATCGACATGCTCGCCGAGCAGGGCATCTCTGCCGACCGCCTCAAGATCTCCGGCAACGCGCACATCGTCATGCCCTACCACAAGGACCTCGACGGCGCGCACGAGAAGAAGCTCGGCAAGAACCTCATCGGCACCACCAAGCGCGGCGTCGGTCCCTGCTACATGGACAAGATGAACCGCACCGGCCTGCGCATCCAGGACATGCTGGACGAGAAGATCTTCCGCCAGAAGCTCGAGAGCGCGCTCGCCTACACCAACCCCATCCTCGAGAAGGTCTACGAGCTGCCCACCTACACCGTCGAGCAGATCTGCGAGACGTACCTGCCGTACGCCGAGCGCATCCGCCCCTACATCGTGGAGAGCAGCCTCTTCCTGAACGAGCAGCTCGAGGCCGGCAAGAACATCCTCTTCGAGGGCGCCCAGGCCACGATGCTCGACATCGACCACGGCACCTACCCCTTTGTTACCAGCTCCAACTGCACCGCCGGCGGCGCCGTCACCGGCTCGGGCGTGGGCCCCACCAACATCGACCGCGTGCTCGGCGTCGCCAAGGCCTACCTCACGCGCGTGGGCTCCGGCCCGTTCCCCACGGAGCTCTTCGACGAGGTGGGTGACAAGCTCGGCGAGGTCGGCCACGAGTTTGGCGTGACGACCGGGCGCAAGCGCCGCTGCGGCTGGTACGACGCCGTCGTGGTCAACTACGCCGCGCGCGTGAACGGCCTGACCGACCTTGCCATCACCAAGCTCGACGTCCTCGGCTGCCTCGACGAGATCAAGGTCTGCGTCGCCTACGAGTGCGACGGCGTGGAGTACCGCACCGTGCCCGAGCACCAGAGCGTCTTCTACCACGCCAGGCCGGTCTACGAGACGCTGCCCGGCTGGAAGTGCGACATCTCCGGGATCCGCAACTTCTACCAGCTCCCGCGCGAGGCCAAGGACTACATCGACTTCCTCGAGCAGCTCGCTGGCGTGCGCGTGTCCATCATCACCGTCGGCCCGGACCGCGAGCAGACCATCGACCGCTACTGGCACTAG
- a CDS encoding DUF4013 domain-containing protein, with the protein MNDAELEGFRPNRYFARSWALLTRDRGWIKPVLVMFAALLVPVVGMLGVMGYVVEWARLTAWGVNAAPKQKSVRVGACIASGWRVFVVTLVWNLGSSLVTAVLGIVPLIGPLLAFVWMVCSLFLGIVIMVAALRATIYQKIVAGLRVPTVWQMVRSDIGGLMRILGMQIAAAAVLWLVSAVLVLLALVNVVPQLIYFADYVAEFDAIMSASTRMAVFFQIIVTVLSTMGPWMVVLSVVSGICGIVMMMLGYTATGLWMRQFNVAAWGRDEDPLPGAAQQAQPKAPAAAEPWQTAPTESAPSEPRPTEPAAPDPSPVDAAEPEPFSAGPILLGPVTTDPDDSPEKDDPQ; encoded by the coding sequence ATGAACGACGCCGAGCTCGAGGGCTTCAGGCCAAATCGGTACTTTGCGCGGTCGTGGGCGCTGCTCACGCGCGACCGCGGCTGGATCAAGCCGGTTCTTGTCATGTTCGCCGCGCTGCTCGTCCCGGTGGTGGGCATGCTCGGCGTCATGGGCTACGTGGTGGAGTGGGCGCGCCTCACCGCCTGGGGCGTGAACGCCGCGCCCAAGCAGAAGAGCGTGCGCGTCGGCGCCTGCATCGCGAGCGGCTGGCGCGTCTTCGTGGTGACGCTCGTGTGGAACCTCGGCTCGTCGCTCGTCACGGCCGTGCTGGGGATTGTTCCGCTCATAGGTCCGCTCCTTGCCTTCGTGTGGATGGTCTGCTCGCTGTTCCTCGGCATCGTGATCATGGTGGCTGCCCTGCGCGCGACCATCTACCAGAAGATCGTTGCCGGTCTGCGCGTCCCGACCGTCTGGCAGATGGTGAGAAGTGACATCGGCGGGCTCATGAGGATCCTCGGCATGCAGATTGCCGCCGCCGCGGTCCTCTGGCTGGTGAGCGCGGTGCTCGTGCTCCTGGCGCTCGTGAACGTGGTTCCGCAGCTCATCTACTTTGCCGACTACGTTGCGGAGTTCGACGCCATCATGTCGGCGTCCACGCGCATGGCCGTCTTCTTCCAGATTATCGTCACCGTGCTCTCCACCATGGGACCGTGGATGGTGGTGCTCTCAGTGGTCTCCGGCATCTGCGGGATTGTCATGATGATGCTCGGCTACACGGCCACGGGGCTGTGGATGCGGCAGTTCAACGTCGCCGCCTGGGGCCGCGACGAGGACCCGCTGCCCGGGGCCGCGCAGCAGGCGCAGCCGAAGGCGCCCGCCGCCGCCGAGCCGTGGCAGACGGCGCCCACGGAGAGCGCGCCGTCCGAGCCGCGCCCGACCGAGCCCGCCGCGCCCGATCCGTCTCCCGTTGACGCCGCCGAGCCAGAGCCCTTCTCCGCAGGGCCCATCCTCCTCGGCCCCGTGACCACAGACCCGGACGACTCCCCCGAGAAGGACGACCCCCAGTAG
- a CDS encoding DUF2232 domain-containing protein — translation MAGWTNNDRPPVPQGVAGAARQERGIVPRAQAGGQGEQNARPSLLAGVFFCALGGAVASSTLSFVGPAFVGYGYFAVAPAGGTRARVSCLAAALVPAVALALAGGVSAVVSSVVACLAALAVSELATAGRLTPGALCAAVALVALALIGADELAALSSGSTLSAGIGAMLDTYQRQIDALTGVGEQVDAVFAALALVWPVAYVVAAGALCVSALLGALVASRAYGAEAARLPRLADFDLPLWVVAVFVASIAGIALALSVDGTLSRVALAVSANVALSVRFALAAQGLAVLAWVARDKGIGPLGRVLVGVVALYLEVQFVVLTIAGLVDVWANFRHLERGGRPGASGQAMQD, via the coding sequence ATGGCCGGCTGGACCAACAACGACCGACCCCCGGTGCCGCAGGGCGTCGCGGGGGCAGCGCGCCAGGAGCGGGGCATAGTCCCTCGCGCCCAGGCAGGGGGGCAGGGCGAGCAGAACGCGCGCCCGTCGCTTCTCGCCGGGGTCTTCTTCTGCGCGCTCGGCGGCGCGGTCGCGAGCTCGACGCTTTCCTTCGTCGGGCCCGCCTTCGTCGGGTACGGCTACTTCGCCGTGGCCCCGGCGGGGGGCACGCGCGCCCGGGTCTCGTGTCTGGCCGCCGCGCTCGTTCCGGCGGTGGCCCTGGCGCTCGCGGGAGGCGTCTCGGCGGTCGTGTCGTCCGTCGTCGCCTGCCTGGCGGCCCTTGCCGTCTCCGAGCTCGCGACGGCGGGCCGGCTGACCCCGGGTGCCCTGTGCGCCGCGGTGGCCCTCGTCGCCCTCGCGCTGATCGGGGCCGACGAGCTCGCCGCCCTGTCCAGCGGAAGCACGCTGTCCGCGGGCATCGGCGCGATGCTCGACACCTACCAGCGCCAGATCGACGCCCTGACGGGCGTCGGCGAGCAGGTCGACGCCGTGTTCGCGGCGCTGGCGCTCGTCTGGCCGGTTGCCTATGTCGTGGCCGCCGGGGCCTTGTGCGTCTCGGCGCTCCTCGGCGCGCTCGTTGCGTCGAGGGCCTACGGCGCGGAGGCCGCGCGGCTCCCCCGCCTCGCCGACTTCGACCTGCCCCTGTGGGTGGTCGCGGTCTTCGTGGCGTCGATCGCCGGCATCGCGCTCGCGCTCTCCGTCGACGGGACCCTCTCCCGGGTCGCGCTCGCCGTCTCGGCGAACGTCGCCCTGTCCGTGAGGTTCGCCCTCGCGGCACAGGGGCTGGCCGTCCTCGCGTGGGTCGCGCGCGACAAGGGCATCGGCCCCCTCGGCCGGGTGCTCGTGGGAGTGGTTGCGCTCTATCTGGAGGTACAGTTCGTCGTATTGACCATCGCGGGCCTCGTCGACGTCTGGGCCAACTTCCGCCACCTCGAGCGTGGCGGGCGTCCGGGCGCCTCGGGCCAGGCGATGCAGGACTAG
- a CDS encoding DegV family protein has product MAEKDYAIVCDETSDLPLSFLERAGVVPLRLDDARDAAGTLGRVYRDLAGRGFPQVISIHSAALFSPVVDGAKIAAEACADVCEVSVVDSGSASAATGMLVDRAARYRHLDVPAPEAAAALAELAAHVRLLVVPAASAPLSARRRRTPRAGLIGRAAASLRMRVTGERGLYLLARGELTQLARGNAPAALTGRLARAVATVAGNEGPLVHALAEAGDVRSLRALERALEEEGVGSSCLGTVRATPLSREVVGAGAVAAAIAPHAAYWR; this is encoded by the coding sequence GTGGCCGAGAAGGACTATGCGATCGTCTGTGACGAGACGAGCGACCTCCCCCTCTCGTTCCTCGAGAGGGCGGGGGTCGTCCCGCTGCGCCTGGATGACGCGCGAGACGCGGCGGGCACCCTCGGGCGCGTCTACCGCGACCTCGCCGGAAGGGGCTTCCCGCAGGTGATCTCGATCCATTCCGCCGCGCTCTTCTCGCCCGTCGTGGACGGCGCGAAGATCGCGGCGGAGGCGTGCGCCGACGTCTGCGAGGTGAGCGTCGTCGACTCCGGCTCCGCCTCGGCGGCGACGGGGATGCTGGTGGACCGCGCCGCGCGCTACCGTCACCTCGACGTCCCCGCCCCCGAGGCCGCCGCCGCCCTCGCGGAGCTCGCCGCGCACGTCCGTCTGCTCGTCGTCCCCGCCGCGTCCGCGCCCCTCTCCGCGCGCCGCCGCAGGACGCCCCGCGCGGGCCTGATCGGCCGCGCCGCGGCGAGCCTACGCATGCGCGTGACCGGGGAGCGCGGCCTCTACCTGCTCGCACGCGGCGAGCTCACCCAGCTCGCCCGCGGCAACGCCCCCGCCGCGCTCACGGGGCGCCTCGCCCGCGCCGTCGCGACCGTGGCGGGAAACGAGGGGCCGCTCGTCCACGCCCTCGCCGAGGCGGGGGACGTCCGCTCGCTGCGGGCCCTCGAGCGCGCGCTCGAGGAGGAGGGCGTGGGGTCGAGCTGCCTGGGCACGGTCCGCGCGACGCCGCTCAGCAGGGAGGTCGTCGGTGCGGGCGCGGTCGCCGCGGCCATCGCGCCGCATGCCGCCTACTGGCGCTGA
- the dnaB gene encoding replicative DNA helicase, translating into MSDYDVNPTRMTVEGGMAMPQDAEAETSVLSAMMVSVDVLQECLIALEPDDFYQPSNRTVFVAMREMFDKNLPIDTISLADYLKSTGELDRVGGRSFLLGLGTNSLAFVGWRRHVEMLHRDTTLRKMINAAAQISALAFDAPEDTKEVVDKAERLLLDVTNRDVRSTELSLEQIMGELYEELGANAANKDRVLGVSTGFPRIDETLAGLRPGQMIVIGARPGVGKTSFALNLATNAAFAGASVAFFSLEMSHVEIAQRLLAANARVGLHDIRSANIRNEQWPQILQATNELAQLDIVIDDTPGTTVTEIRAKARRILHGKPLGLVVVDYLQLISPPAGQRRADSRATEVSEMSRGIKIMAKDLGVPVVALSQLNRTVENRTGKRPQLSDLRESGSIEQDADIVALLDRSMNEDEAARDDRPPMNETTFIIAKNRSGALADIPLTFLPGSTKFVEVDSFHD; encoded by the coding sequence ATGAGCGACTATGACGTCAACCCCACGCGCATGACGGTGGAGGGCGGCATGGCCATGCCGCAGGACGCAGAGGCGGAGACCTCGGTCCTGTCGGCGATGATGGTTTCGGTCGACGTTCTTCAGGAATGCCTGATCGCGCTCGAGCCGGATGACTTCTACCAGCCGTCCAACCGCACAGTCTTCGTGGCGATGCGCGAGATGTTCGACAAGAACCTCCCCATCGACACCATCTCGCTCGCCGACTACCTCAAGAGCACCGGCGAGCTTGATCGCGTGGGGGGCCGGAGCTTCCTTCTGGGCCTCGGCACCAACTCGCTCGCGTTCGTGGGGTGGCGCCGTCACGTGGAGATGCTCCATCGCGACACCACGCTGCGCAAGATGATCAACGCCGCCGCCCAGATCTCCGCGCTCGCCTTCGACGCGCCCGAGGACACCAAGGAGGTCGTCGACAAGGCGGAGCGTCTGCTGCTTGACGTCACCAACCGAGACGTCCGCTCCACCGAGCTCTCGCTCGAGCAGATCATGGGCGAGCTGTATGAGGAGCTCGGCGCCAACGCGGCGAACAAGGACCGCGTCCTCGGCGTCTCCACCGGCTTCCCGCGCATCGACGAGACCCTCGCCGGCCTGCGCCCCGGCCAGATGATCGTCATCGGCGCCCGGCCCGGCGTGGGCAAGACGTCGTTCGCGCTCAACCTGGCGACCAACGCCGCCTTTGCGGGCGCCTCGGTCGCGTTCTTCTCCCTCGAGATGTCCCACGTGGAGATCGCCCAGCGTCTGCTCGCCGCCAACGCGCGCGTGGGCCTGCACGACATCCGCTCCGCCAACATCAGGAACGAGCAGTGGCCGCAGATCCTCCAGGCGACCAACGAGCTCGCCCAGCTCGACATCGTGATCGACGACACGCCCGGCACCACCGTGACCGAGATCCGCGCCAAGGCGCGCCGCATCCTGCACGGCAAGCCGCTCGGGCTCGTCGTGGTCGACTACCTGCAGCTCATCTCGCCGCCCGCCGGGCAGCGTCGCGCCGACAGCCGCGCGACCGAGGTCTCGGAGATGAGCCGCGGCATCAAGATCATGGCCAAGGACCTCGGCGTCCCGGTCGTCGCGCTCTCGCAGCTCAACCGTACCGTCGAGAACCGCACCGGCAAGCGGCCGCAGCTCTCCGACCTCCGAGAGTCCGGCTCCATCGAGCAGGACGCCGACATCGTCGCGCTGCTCGACCGCTCGATGAACGAGGACGAGGCCGCGCGCGACGACCGCCCCCCGATGAACGAGACGACCTTCATCATCGCCAAGAACCGCTCCGGCGCGCTGGCCGACATCCCGCTCACGTTCCTGCCCGGGTCGACCAAGTTCGTGGAGGTCGACAGCTTCCACGACTAG